The Acropora muricata isolate sample 2 chromosome 5, ASM3666990v1, whole genome shotgun sequence genome includes a window with the following:
- the LOC136917713 gene encoding T-box transcription factor TBX20-like isoform X2: protein MRRRFAATEANWIEVFGGTECTTKDSGSNDSIESPKDKEVAIDEECTEPPPAKRMKSTSSEIPSDGEDPEVFDDHSKDDLRNITVDLEGKELWERFSELGTEMIITKAGRRMFPTLRISVNGVDPKANYMVLMDIVPVDDKRYRYAYHRSTWLVAGKADPPAPVRLYMHPDSPFTGEQLLKQIISFEKVKLTNNDGDRNGHLILNSMHKYQPRVHIIRKRDHTASVINLKSEEMKTFTFAETNFIGVTAYQNQLITRLKIDSNPFAKGFRDSSRLIPVERDCFHDNHPQSIMPDSLYSSVPFPLLPQMGVSNRYQVPKIGCRPRDKGSFFQSGYIPPPSPTIPRLPFAGVLSGYRQQRLPNLISPTMTFASPSPVGPIETTTIPPYGFHGDFTSPSLPFF, encoded by the exons ATTCAATAGAATCGCCAAAAGACAAGGAGGTGGCCATAGATGAAGAATGTACGGAACCACCACCGGCAAAGAGGATGAAGTCAACCTCGAGCGAGATCCCTAGCGATGGCGAAGACCCCGAGGTCTTCGATGACCATTCCAAGGACGACCTCAGAAATATCACAGTAGATCTCGAGGGGAAGGAGTTGTGGGAACGTTTCAGTGAATTGGGaactgaaatgatcataacTAAGGCTGGAAG GCGTATGTTTCCAACACTGAGAATATCCGTAAATGGTGTAGACCCCAAGGCAAACTACATGGTATTAATGGATATAGTACCTGTTGACGATAAACGCTACAGATACGCTTATCACCGCTCAACTTGGCTTGTAGCTGGTAAAGCAGACCCACCAGCCCCGGTTAGACTATACATGCACCCCGATTCTCCTTTTACTGGAGAACAGCTGTTAAAGCAGATTATATCTTTCGAGAAAGTCAAACTGACCAACAACGATGGAGACCGAAATGGCCAT CTCATTCTAAATTCCATGCATAAGTATCAACCGAGAGTGCATATAATTCGCAAACGTGACCACACTGCTTCTGTAATCAATCTCAAGTCAGAGGAGATGAAAACATTCACCTTCGCCGAAACAAACTTCATTGGAGTAACAGCATACCAAAACCAACTA ATTACTCGATTAAAAATAGACAGCAATCCGTTTGCCAAAGGTTTCCGGGATTCATCACGTCTTATTCCAGTGGAAAG GGATTGTTTCCACGACAACCATCCACAGTCAATAATGCCGGATTCGCTATATTCTTCGGTTCCCTTTCCTCTCTTACCACAAATGGGCGTCAGCAACAGATACCAAGTACCAAAGATTGGATGCAGGCCACGAGACAAAGGGTCCTTCTTTCAATCAG GCTACATTCCACCACCATCGCCAACAATACCAAGATTACCGTTTGCTGGTGTTCTTAGCGGTTACCGCCAACAAAGATTGCCGAATCTCATATCACCGACCATGACGTTTGCGTCACCTTCGCCAGTTGGGCCGATAGAGACAACAACCATTCCGCCATACGGATTCCACGGAGACTTCACTAGCCCTTCATTACCATTCTTTTGA
- the LOC136917713 gene encoding T-box transcription factor TBX20-like isoform X3: protein MWFGREGLESTMKSEKTYSIESPKDKEVAIDEECTEPPPAKRMKSTSSEIPSDGEDPEVFDDHSKDDLRNITVDLEGKELWERFSELGTEMIITKAGRRMFPTLRISVNGVDPKANYMVLMDIVPVDDKRYRYAYHRSTWLVAGKADPPAPVRLYMHPDSPFTGEQLLKQIISFEKVKLTNNDGDRNGHLILNSMHKYQPRVHIIRKRDHTASVINLKSEEMKTFTFAETNFIGVTAYQNQLITRLKIDSNPFAKGFRDSSRLIPVERDCFHDNHPQSIMPDSLYSSVPFPLLPQMGVSNRYQVPKIGCRPRDKGSFFQSGYIPPPSPTIPRLPFAGVLSGYRQQRLPNLISPTMTFASPSPVGPIETTTIPPYGFHGDFTSPSLPFF, encoded by the exons ATTCAATAGAATCGCCAAAAGACAAGGAGGTGGCCATAGATGAAGAATGTACGGAACCACCACCGGCAAAGAGGATGAAGTCAACCTCGAGCGAGATCCCTAGCGATGGCGAAGACCCCGAGGTCTTCGATGACCATTCCAAGGACGACCTCAGAAATATCACAGTAGATCTCGAGGGGAAGGAGTTGTGGGAACGTTTCAGTGAATTGGGaactgaaatgatcataacTAAGGCTGGAAG GCGTATGTTTCCAACACTGAGAATATCCGTAAATGGTGTAGACCCCAAGGCAAACTACATGGTATTAATGGATATAGTACCTGTTGACGATAAACGCTACAGATACGCTTATCACCGCTCAACTTGGCTTGTAGCTGGTAAAGCAGACCCACCAGCCCCGGTTAGACTATACATGCACCCCGATTCTCCTTTTACTGGAGAACAGCTGTTAAAGCAGATTATATCTTTCGAGAAAGTCAAACTGACCAACAACGATGGAGACCGAAATGGCCAT CTCATTCTAAATTCCATGCATAAGTATCAACCGAGAGTGCATATAATTCGCAAACGTGACCACACTGCTTCTGTAATCAATCTCAAGTCAGAGGAGATGAAAACATTCACCTTCGCCGAAACAAACTTCATTGGAGTAACAGCATACCAAAACCAACTA ATTACTCGATTAAAAATAGACAGCAATCCGTTTGCCAAAGGTTTCCGGGATTCATCACGTCTTATTCCAGTGGAAAG GGATTGTTTCCACGACAACCATCCACAGTCAATAATGCCGGATTCGCTATATTCTTCGGTTCCCTTTCCTCTCTTACCACAAATGGGCGTCAGCAACAGATACCAAGTACCAAAGATTGGATGCAGGCCACGAGACAAAGGGTCCTTCTTTCAATCAG GCTACATTCCACCACCATCGCCAACAATACCAAGATTACCGTTTGCTGGTGTTCTTAGCGGTTACCGCCAACAAAGATTGCCGAATCTCATATCACCGACCATGACGTTTGCGTCACCTTCGCCAGTTGGGCCGATAGAGACAACAACCATTCCGCCATACGGATTCCACGGAGACTTCACTAGCCCTTCATTACCATTCTTTTGA
- the LOC136917713 gene encoding T-box transcription factor TBX20-like isoform X1, producing the protein MESSPSLSMKANAFSIASLMSSRDSGNEIDSIESPKDKEVAIDEECTEPPPAKRMKSTSSEIPSDGEDPEVFDDHSKDDLRNITVDLEGKELWERFSELGTEMIITKAGRRMFPTLRISVNGVDPKANYMVLMDIVPVDDKRYRYAYHRSTWLVAGKADPPAPVRLYMHPDSPFTGEQLLKQIISFEKVKLTNNDGDRNGHLILNSMHKYQPRVHIIRKRDHTASVINLKSEEMKTFTFAETNFIGVTAYQNQLITRLKIDSNPFAKGFRDSSRLIPVERDCFHDNHPQSIMPDSLYSSVPFPLLPQMGVSNRYQVPKIGCRPRDKGSFFQSGYIPPPSPTIPRLPFAGVLSGYRQQRLPNLISPTMTFASPSPVGPIETTTIPPYGFHGDFTSPSLPFF; encoded by the exons ATGGAGTCTTCGCCATCACTCTCTATGAAGGCAAATGCTTTCTCCATAGCTTCCTTAATGTCGTCTAGAGATAGTGGAAACGAAATAG ATTCAATAGAATCGCCAAAAGACAAGGAGGTGGCCATAGATGAAGAATGTACGGAACCACCACCGGCAAAGAGGATGAAGTCAACCTCGAGCGAGATCCCTAGCGATGGCGAAGACCCCGAGGTCTTCGATGACCATTCCAAGGACGACCTCAGAAATATCACAGTAGATCTCGAGGGGAAGGAGTTGTGGGAACGTTTCAGTGAATTGGGaactgaaatgatcataacTAAGGCTGGAAG GCGTATGTTTCCAACACTGAGAATATCCGTAAATGGTGTAGACCCCAAGGCAAACTACATGGTATTAATGGATATAGTACCTGTTGACGATAAACGCTACAGATACGCTTATCACCGCTCAACTTGGCTTGTAGCTGGTAAAGCAGACCCACCAGCCCCGGTTAGACTATACATGCACCCCGATTCTCCTTTTACTGGAGAACAGCTGTTAAAGCAGATTATATCTTTCGAGAAAGTCAAACTGACCAACAACGATGGAGACCGAAATGGCCAT CTCATTCTAAATTCCATGCATAAGTATCAACCGAGAGTGCATATAATTCGCAAACGTGACCACACTGCTTCTGTAATCAATCTCAAGTCAGAGGAGATGAAAACATTCACCTTCGCCGAAACAAACTTCATTGGAGTAACAGCATACCAAAACCAACTA ATTACTCGATTAAAAATAGACAGCAATCCGTTTGCCAAAGGTTTCCGGGATTCATCACGTCTTATTCCAGTGGAAAG GGATTGTTTCCACGACAACCATCCACAGTCAATAATGCCGGATTCGCTATATTCTTCGGTTCCCTTTCCTCTCTTACCACAAATGGGCGTCAGCAACAGATACCAAGTACCAAAGATTGGATGCAGGCCACGAGACAAAGGGTCCTTCTTTCAATCAG GCTACATTCCACCACCATCGCCAACAATACCAAGATTACCGTTTGCTGGTGTTCTTAGCGGTTACCGCCAACAAAGATTGCCGAATCTCATATCACCGACCATGACGTTTGCGTCACCTTCGCCAGTTGGGCCGATAGAGACAACAACCATTCCGCCATACGGATTCCACGGAGACTTCACTAGCCCTTCATTACCATTCTTTTGA